From the Equus quagga isolate Etosha38 unplaced genomic scaffold, UCLA_HA_Equagga_1.0 81206_RagTag, whole genome shotgun sequence genome, the window tgtctctgagcctcctcctctAAGACCTATAAATACAGGTGACTCTGTGCTCCCCACCCACACCGGCTCCTGCTCTCCCATCCAGATCCTGACCTCCAGTTGACTCCCAGCCATGAGGACCCTCACCCTTCTTGCTGCCCTTCTCCTCTTGGCCCTCCAGGTCCAGACTCAGAGTCTTGAAGAGACAGCCGACCAGGTTCCTGCCCAGGACCAGCCTGGGGCCGAGGCCCAGGACATGACCATCTCCTTTGCAGGAGATGAACGCTCCGCTCGAGAGGCTTCAAAAAGTGAGACATCAGCCATCTTACCATGGGGTCTGCAGTCCCAATGTGCCACAAACTAGCCAAGAAATCTCTAGAAAATGAGCACTTTAGATTCAGAGGTTCTTCAAGGGTTCTTTGTACACCAAAGGGTTTGAGTCCATGACTCAGGCATGTGCAACACAGCAGCTTCATCAGCAGAGAATAAACAGGCTGTTACAAGGGCCTCAGTACATGGAGGTTGGGATCAAACTAGGTTTGTGGATGAGGTGGGGTGAGGAGTAGGTAACCCTGAGTTGAGAGGTGGATCGTTGGAGAAGGCAGGAAATACACATGTACATGATAGACAaggatcagaaaaaaaattgaaattctgtGCTGCTGATACGTACCCGGTAAGACTTCATGTGAATTATGATAAAAAGTTGGATTCTATCCACCCTAACACGGCTGGTACTGTCTGTTGTAAGCACACACATCGCCTCTTAGTACATCCCCATGAGGCTGGCTCTAcattcactccctccctccttcccctttgcctgaccctctccttccttctgatgCCTTCCAGGACTAATCGTCTGCACGTGCAGACGCCCCTGGAGCTGTCGTTTGGGTGAACGCCACTCTGGGACCTGTAGAGACAGGCAAGGCCTCATTTACAGGCTCTGCTGTCGTCGCTGAGCTTGTGCATGGAGACTGAAAGCAGCGCGAGATTCCATTTGATAACCCGGAAAATGGTTTACTCTTTGTACCTTCCACCTTTTCTTAATGCCTTctccaaaataaactttaagcatTAAACTCAGTGTATCTGGCATTTTTCTACTCTctcctttttttgccttttcacatGGCTTATTTCTATGGTTCACTTGTATAGAGAATTCTGCCCAAAATGGTCTTCGTTAAATTTACTGGTGTTTGAGTCTCAGTGCTGAAAAATTAGAGCATCATACCGCAataacaaaaatggcaaaaatgaaaataattattaatttcaattttttatctgtaaaatttggTTCATTCATAATGGTACTCAAAAGAAGGAAGTAACTATGAAAAGTACCAGAAGATGTTGTTTACTCAAGGAAAGGTGGATCGAATAGGCTATGTTTATTCCTTAAATTTCAGACGTGAGAGGGCATTGATATATATGAATATTGTTCTTGCTTTAAGCAGGTATGTTATGTATAGATACATATTCTTTTCTAACTGTTTCAATAAGAGAGAATGAACAAAAGCTTCACTGAGCTACAAGTCGGGAAAAAGTAAGAACTGTAGCAAAACCATAAAATACCAACCAGCATCAGTGGTCTCAATTAATGCCCAGACAGAGGGGGAGTCCAGAAGCTAGTCCGTAGAGGTGGTCATGCCCAGTGGCCAGTGAAATAGTGGCTCGTCCTTTGCACCCCAAAAGATAGATTAGGCCAATGTCCAATGAAGGAGTTGGTCTCAACTCTTCACCTCTTCAAAGACATTGAGACTATTAATGATAATAAACCCctactaattttaataaaattctggcaagaaataaatgtttataataatgcTAATGAACCAACTCAATCCATCATAATGATGAGACAATTGCTCATACACTTACAGTcatgcaaaaaattaaagaacatctTATCTATCAGAAAGGCaattatctcaatttaaaatttctataaaaggCAGGGATTAAGAGTACCATGACATaataaaagaaaccattttattacaaaaaaggTCTTCACCTGATAATAACCAGGGGTTCAAGTTTGAATCATCCTGGAGACACACCATGTACCTTTCGTGATGGAGAGTCAGCTGTTTGACATCCAGACCTGCACGGCTGCAGAAAATCAGGTGACCACACAAATCAATGGTGTCTGTCTAAACTGCATGCATTAGTCAGATTCTCCAAAGAAATACAACCAACAGGATGTGTATAtacagagagatttattttaaggaattgtgaTTAAGGAGACTGGTAAGTCCAAAATTGCAGGGTGGGCCatcaggctggagacccagggaagagttgatgctgcagttcaagtctgaaggcagtgTGTGAGCAAAATTCCTTCCAGCCCAGGGGAGGTCCGtgtttgttctattcaggccttcagctgactGGATGAGGTCTACCCTCATTATGGAGGGCAGTTTGCTTTACTCAAGGTCTacctatttaaatattaatctcattcaCAAAACACACTACAGATACATTAGACTAATGTTTGCTCAAGTACCTGGGCACTGCGGCCTAGCCAAGCTGACAGagaaacttaaccaccacacagGACCTTCATTTGTACTGGGCAATCTTCTCAGTCCCCCAAGTCCGACTTTGCTCTCATTCTTCAGAGGGGTGCAATAATATCTTCTTTCCACTGTATTCtctatcatatttttttttccaaaattcatgaacttaaaatttaaagacGTCTTTGATCTACATGGAAATGTCATGCGATAgaggttttgctttgttttattttgatagcTATCTATAATTGTGTAATAGATACCATCTTAGAATCAAGAAAATAGGATGATACTGGTTAATATCCATGATTCACTTCACTGAGTCAGCATTGCTCTGACTGCCTCAGCTGTCCcaccaggaggcaggaaagagatgAACTTCAGATCTGAGAGATGAGGAAGGGATACCTGGTACATGGTGACCAGTAGTCAGTCTTAGATCTGTTGACTCAAAAGTTCATGATCTAGACACCATCACTTCCAAACTGTGTAAAATCTACTTTAGAGAAAATTGATGAGATTGCAGCCTTGAAGGGACTTGGAACAGCGAGCCATGGTGCTACCGTTCTTATGAGGAAGATGAAAACTCAGCTCAAGAGGCTCCAGGTGAGAGATATCAGCATCAGTGTTTTAAGGAAGAACAGAGACTGTTCTGGTCTCAAGATTGCACAACTATGTCACTGTTAATACCTCATTTAATTTCCCAggccctcagtttcttcatctgaaaactgaaagttttgGCCTCAATGGCCTCTcaagggttttctttttccatagaaTTTTGACTTCAAGACATGTGGAAAAGTCTTTTAGGCTGGAAAACAGCCATGGACAACATGAAAGAGATGAGCCTGGCTGTGCTCCAGTAGAACTTCACAGAAACAGTTGGAGGGTCAGACACGACCCATGGACCATAAGTTACTGACCCCTAGACTAGACCTTACTCTGTTTCAGGAGAATCTGGAAGCAGAGCAAAAGCAAAAGGGGCAagtatgtgaatgtgtgtggaTGTGGGGATGGGGAGGTCAAGTGTGATTACAGCACGGAGCTCTTATAGATAAGGCTGTGAGGGCTCAGGTCCTACT encodes:
- the LOC124234495 gene encoding alpha-defensin 1-like, with amino-acid sequence MRTLTLLAALLLLALQVQTQSLEETADQVPAQDQPGAEAQDMTISFAGDERSAREASKRLIVCTCRRPWSCRLGERHSGTCRDRQGLIYRLCCRR